A single Aspergillus chevalieri M1 DNA, chromosome 3, nearly complete sequence DNA region contains:
- a CDS encoding uncharacterized protein (COG:S;~EggNog:ENOG410Q0S2): protein MADSLNPLSIFTTHPQSQRYIKTTRDETDADQNATTIIETTFDLTLKITKSPDGTPSCIESFPSTEQPPSNEAKPRHYRIDPDYETGFITRSTSDLQPNEERDVTAEHVLKTLPESVQEQYKAWVDAYNGSYKTRIKDTGDEEASVFSTAEEDVAWSVAGYLLVWRLTYAPEVGSVQYYGGNLRSFIVGERELPSTVGFLKAGVEILKSGKPSM, encoded by the coding sequence ATGGCCGACAGCCTCAATCCTTTAAGCATTTTCACAACCCATCCCCAATCCCAGCGCTACATAAAAACCACCCGCGACGAAACCGACGCTGACCAAAACGCAACCACCATCATCGAAACAACCTTCGACCTCACTCTGAAAATCACAAAATCTCCCGACGGAACACCGTCATGCATCGAATCCTTCCCATCTACAGAGCAGCCACCATCCAATGAAGCAAAACCGCGCCATTACCGGATTGACCCTGACTACGAGACGGGCTTCATCACGCGGAGCACCAGCGATCTGCAACCCAATGAAGAGCGTGATGTGACAGCAGAGCATGTCCTTAAGACACTTCCTGAGTCGGTGCAGGAGCAGTACAAGGCGTGGGTGGATGCGTATAATGGGAGCTACAAGACGAGGATTAAGGATACGGGTGATGAAGAGGCGAGTGTGTTTTCGACTGCGGAAGAGGACGTTGCGTGGAGTGTGGCTGGATACCTGTTGGTATGGCGTCTTACTTATGCACCTGAGGTTGGGAGTGTTCAATATTATGGGGGTAATTTGCGGTCATTTATCGTGGGTGAGAGGGAGTTGCCTTCTACTGTGGGCTTTCTTAAGGCTGGGGTGGAAATTTTGAAAAGTGGAAAGCCGTCGATGTAA
- a CDS encoding uncharacterized protein (COG:S;~EggNog:ENOG410PYD1), producing MPPNQEPEAGYEKWLFLEYFPDNTLWINKPTLDDIRATTQLEQNKTSSAAPYIVSSDTSPKTVEYISDNPEFLGKHVRIFYNRKYRKLVIKLVHHAHEVARSLISREIDIAADRMSIVNGLVPDGSKCVVSGQYTKEPASSWRPATLPPSRDAKWPSLVVECGDLKSITKLRIEAEWWLTKSQGDVKVAIVLIVWPTWSGISLEKWVPDPNGNSNPNDSATGTAKCIQEIGLQCKARNTASIEISGGSLRLGFEEVFLRTPSSPRERDIIVSEEALKSIMGLVYDEFVI from the coding sequence ATGCCACCAAACCAAGAACCAGAAGCCGGCTATGAAAAGTGGCTATTCCTCGAATACTTTCCCGACAATACCCTCTGGATCAACAAGCCCACACTAGATGACATTAGAGCTACTACGCAGCTCGAACAGAACAAAACCAGCAGTGCAGCACCCTACATCGTCTCCTCCGATACCTCCCCAAAAACCGTCGAATACATATCCGACAATCCGGAATTCCTAGGGAAACATGTCCGAATTTTCTACAACAGGAAATACCGCAAACTAGTCATCAAGCTCGTACATCACGCCCATGAAGTAGCGCGCAGCCTGATATCCAGAGAAATCGACATTGCAGCAGACCGCATGAGCATCGTCAACGGCCTCGTACCCGATGGCTCAAAGTGTGTCGTATCAGGTCAATATACGAAAGAACCTGCTTCCTCCTGGCGCCCAGCCACACTCCCTCCATCCAGGGACGCAAAATGGCCCTCCttggtggttgaatgcgGAGACCTAAAATCTATCACCAAACTCCGCATCGAAGCTGAATGGTGGCTCACCAAGTCCCAAGGAGATGTGAAAGTCGCCATTGTACTCATCGTATGGCCAACCTGGTCAGGGATATCACTGGAGAAATGGGTTCCGGATCCCAATGGGAATTCGAATCCTAATGATAGTGCGACTGGTACAGCGAAGTGCATTCAAGAAATTGGGTTGCAGTGTAAAGCAAGAAATACGGCTAGTATAGAGATTAGTGGAGGATCGTTGAGACTTGGATTTGAGGAGGTGTTTTTGAGGACTCCTAGTTCCCCGAGGGAGCGTGATATTATTGTTAGTGAGGAAGCATTGAAGTCGATAATGGGCTTGGTATATGATGAATTTGTTATCTAG
- a CDS encoding HpcH/HpaI aldolase family protein (COG:E;~EggNog:ENOG410PH1V;~InterPro:IPR005000,IPR015813,IPR040442;~PFAM:PF03328;~go_function: GO:0003824 - catalytic activity [Evidence IEA]), with translation MQAANRLQQALRTERGLSFGAWQMLPGANHARFMARTGYDWILVDTEHGNIADWQMHEAVAAIAAEGASPIVRIAANEGWMVKRALDTGAHGVVVPLLYTADDAQRLVESAKFPPVGRRGFGSPFAMGNTGKVSATEYLQTANDSLLTIVQIETKEALENVEEIAKVPGIDVLFIGPWDLGNNIGRPVLGEFHEDLSAAIDRIYKAAVDNGKRVGIYCAGGAAAKKYADQGFHMISVVADAVALPTFLSNALETASS, from the exons ATGCAAGCCGCAAACCGTCTCCAACAAGCTCTCCGCACCGAGCGCGGACTCTCCTTCGGAGCATGGCAGATGCTTCCGGGTGCGAACCATGCGCGGTTCATGGCTAGGACTGGCTATGATTGGATCTTGGTTGATACAGAGCATGGGAATATTGCTG ACTGGCAGATGCACGAGGCCGTGGCTGCGATTGCGGCCGAAGGAGCCAGTCCAATTGTGCGGATTGCCGCTAATGAGGGATGGATGGTGAAGC GAGCTCTGGACACAGGAGCGCATGGTGTTGTCGTCCCGCTTCTTTACACCGCAGATGATGCCCAGAGACTAGTCGAGTCCGCTAAATTCCCTCCTGTCGGACGAAGAGGATTCGGTAGTCCTTTTGCTATGGGTAACACAGGGAAGGTTTCCGCGACGGAGTACCTCCAAACCGCCAACGACTCGCTTCTCACGATCGTCCAGATTGAGACCAAGGAGGCTCTTGAGAAT GTTGAGGAAATCGCAAAGGTCCCCGGTATCGACGTCTTGTTCATTGGCCCCTGGGATCTAGGAAACAACATTGGCCGTCCTGTCTTGGGAGAATTCCATGAAGACCTAAGCGCTGCCATTGACCGGATATACAAGGCAGCTGTGGACAATGGCAAGAGAGTCGGTATTTACTGCGCGGGCGGTGCAGCTGCGAAGAAGTACGCGGACCAGGGCTTCCACATG ATCTCCGTTGTTGCTGACGCTGTCGCCCTTCCCACATTCCTTTCTAACGCTCTTGAAACCGCCAGCTCCTAG
- a CDS encoding glutaredoxin family protein (COG:O;~EggNog:ENOG410PSUP;~InterPro:IPR036249,IPR008554;~PFAM:PF05768) has product MFATRALLQAARVTLFTRAGCGLCDTAKHTVVQLNKRKPFNYEELDIMTPANKQWKDFYEFDVPVLHVQSVKDQQISDPKKLFHRWTEQEVENLVDDMKTQ; this is encoded by the coding sequence ATGTTTGCTACAAGAGCCCTCCTTCAAGCCGCTCGCGTCACCCTCTTCACCCGCGCCGGCTGCGGGCTCTGCGACACGGCCAAACACACCGTCGTCCAACTGAACAAGCGCAAACCCTTCAACTACGAGGAATTGGACATCATGACCCCTGCAAACAAACAATGGAAGGATTTTTACGAGTTCGATGTGCCCGTTCTCCATGTGCAATCCGTTAAAGATCAGCAGATCTCCGATCCGAAGAAGCTGTTCCATCGCTGGACCGAGCAGGAGGTTGAGAATTTGGTCGATGATATGAAGACACAATAA
- a CDS encoding cysteine and histidine-rich domain-containing protein (COG:S;~EggNog:ENOG410PING;~InterPro:IPR008978,IPR007052,IPR007051;~PFAM:PF04968,PF04969), which yields MASKCVHKGCGKEFSNADEDCVYHPGPPVFHEGQKGWKCCKPRVLTFEEFLTIPPCTTGKHSTVDDTPVEPAQPAPENAAAEIPAPQRVTAEPSRPAAAPAVAPTPPAPATPVPEEPEDDDPSLEIPANATCRRKACNAGYDPSIPREEEKCVHHPGQPIFHEGSKGWSCCKKRVLEFDEFLKIQGCQERTKHLFVGKGKPAGEEKVETVRSDFYQTPASVNVSLYLKKIDKEHAKVNFSGNSIDFDLPTTDNKRFKDTYSLFAPIDPEKSQFRVLGTKLELTLAKADGTSWPVLRSDDKWSGERIQIGNAGRV from the exons ATGGCATCCAAGTGTGTTCACAAAGGGTGCGGCAAGGAATTCTCCAATGCGGATGAAGACTGCGTTTACCATCCGGGGCCACCAGTGTTCCACGAGGGGCAGAAGG GCTGGAAATGCTGCAAACCCCGCGTCCTCACCTTTGAAGAATTCCTGACAATCCCACCCTGCACCACCGGCAAGCACTCAACGGTCGACGACACACCCGTCGAGCCTGCGCAGCCAGCACCCGAGAATGCCGCTGCTGAGATCCCCGCCCCTCAACGAGTGACTGCTGAGCCGTCGCGACCAGCTGCCGCCCCGGCCGTTGCGCCTACGCCTCCTGCCCCCGCTACACCAGTCCCCGAAGAGCCGGAAGACGACGACCCCTCTCTCGAGATCCCCGCGAATGCTACTTGTCGCAGGAAAGCGTGCAATGCGGGCTACGATCCGTCGATACCgcgggaggaggagaaaTGCGTGCACCATCCCGGACAGCCTATTTTCCACGAGGGGAGCAAGGGATGGTCGTGCTGCAAAAAGAGGGTGTTGGAGTTTGATGAATTTTTGAAGATTCAGGGTTGTCAGGAGCGGACGAAGCACTTATTTGTTGGGAAGGGGAAGCCGGCTGGGGAGGAGAAAGTCGAGACTGTGAG GAGTGATTTCTACCAAACTCCCGCATCGGTGAACGTTTCGCTTTACCTGAAGAAAATTGACAAGGAACACGCCAAAGTCAACTTCTCCGGCAACTCGATCGACTTTGACCTCCCGACTACCGACAACAAGCGATTCAAGGATACATACTCATTGTTTGCGCCAATTGATCCTGAGAAGTCGCAGTTCCGGGTGTTGGGTACGAAGTTGGAGTTGACATTGGCCAAGGCGGACGGCACGAGCTGGCCGGTGCTGCGCAGCGATGATAAATGGAGCGGAGAAAGGATTCAGATTGGCAATGCTGGACGGGTGTAA